A DNA window from Leopardus geoffroyi isolate Oge1 chromosome A1, O.geoffroyi_Oge1_pat1.0, whole genome shotgun sequence contains the following coding sequences:
- the LOC123606388 gene encoding uncharacterized protein LOC123606388 isoform X2 — protein sequence MMCPLLPRTRRGGGARLRPVTLGRPTLPGGERRAEHQAAPGGAEEFPRETGKKRACPESRRGGIRRAPPVHELGAQPIWPQELPARGAHDQPPHPPPQGQHFTSLSAVCLGSDTAICQMFRGTWPQGKRYLGTRNSEAGPFPRKRETEGKINPGTESRIHVYLCAGSRIRSFRLCQIADRVVSAQAEDLEVTTLSGTMQVVMPVLRPVTSPRPCHHCQRDF from the exons ATGATGTGTCCTCTCCTGCCACGGACGAGGCGAGGCGGTGGCGCCCGCCTGAGGCCGGTCACGCTGGGGAGGCCCACCCTCCCCGGGGGGGAGAGGCGTGCAGAGCACCAGGCAGCTCCTGGAGGCGCAGAAGAATTCCCACGGGAGACTGGAAAGAAGCGGGCCTGCCCGGAAAGTCGCAGGGGTGGAATACGACGGGCTCCACCAGTGCACGAGCTGGGCGCCCAGCCCATCTGGCCTCAGGAGCTGCCAGCGCGTGGGGCCCATGACCAG cctccgcaccccccgccccaaggTCAGCATTTCACCAGCCTGAGTGCCGTTTGCTTGGGGTCCGACACAGCCATCTGTCAGATGTTCCGGGGAACCTGGCCGCAAGGGAAGCGCTATCTGGGAACCAGGAACAGTGAAGCTGGTCCGTTCCCCAGGAAGAGAGAGACCGAAGGAAAAATTAACCCAGGAACTGAGTCACGCATCCACGTCTATCTGTGTGCGGGGAGTCGGATTCGATCCTTCCGTCTTTGCCAGATCGCAGACAGGGTCGTCTCGGCGCAAGCAGAGGATCTGGAAGTTACTACGCTCTCGGGAACCATGCAGGTGGTCATGCCTGTGCTTCGTCCCGTGACCTCCCCACGCCCCTGTCACCACTGCCAGAGGGACTTCTGA
- the LOC123606388 gene encoding uncharacterized protein LOC123606388 isoform X1, whose amino-acid sequence MMCPLLPRTRRGGGARLRPVTLGRPTLPGGERRAEHQAAPGGAEEFPRETGKKRACPESRRGGIRRAPPVHELGAQPIWPQELPARGAHDQQPPHPPPQGQHFTSLSAVCLGSDTAICQMFRGTWPQGKRYLGTRNSEAGPFPRKRETEGKINPGTESRIHVYLCAGSRIRSFRLCQIADRVVSAQAEDLEVTTLSGTMQVVMPVLRPVTSPRPCHHCQRDF is encoded by the exons ATGATGTGTCCTCTCCTGCCACGGACGAGGCGAGGCGGTGGCGCCCGCCTGAGGCCGGTCACGCTGGGGAGGCCCACCCTCCCCGGGGGGGAGAGGCGTGCAGAGCACCAGGCAGCTCCTGGAGGCGCAGAAGAATTCCCACGGGAGACTGGAAAGAAGCGGGCCTGCCCGGAAAGTCGCAGGGGTGGAATACGACGGGCTCCACCAGTGCACGAGCTGGGCGCCCAGCCCATCTGGCCTCAGGAGCTGCCAGCGCGTGGGGCCCATGACCAG cagcctccgcaccccccgccccaaggTCAGCATTTCACCAGCCTGAGTGCCGTTTGCTTGGGGTCCGACACAGCCATCTGTCAGATGTTCCGGGGAACCTGGCCGCAAGGGAAGCGCTATCTGGGAACCAGGAACAGTGAAGCTGGTCCGTTCCCCAGGAAGAGAGAGACCGAAGGAAAAATTAACCCAGGAACTGAGTCACGCATCCACGTCTATCTGTGTGCGGGGAGTCGGATTCGATCCTTCCGTCTTTGCCAGATCGCAGACAGGGTCGTCTCGGCGCAAGCAGAGGATCTGGAAGTTACTACGCTCTCGGGAACCATGCAGGTGGTCATGCCTGTGCTTCGTCCCGTGACCTCCCCACGCCCCTGTCACCACTGCCAGAGGGACTTCTGA